A window of Spirochaetae bacterium HGW-Spirochaetae-1 genomic DNA:
CGCCTTCTACTTGTATGACATCGGAAATGAAAAAGAAGAAGGTGGCCATGATGATGTCAAATCCGATCATATTGAAAAGAAACATTCCCAGCACTACCCTGAACTCCTTCATTTTGAAAAAGGAAGCGATGGTTTCGAAAAAACCTTCGTAGGCCTGATCGGTAAGTTTTGTCCTCTCCTTTGTTCCCGCGCCTGTAATGAACAGAAGGCCCACTATAAGAAGCCCGAATATCATTCCCATGAAAAAGAAACTGCTGCTTTTTGCGTAATCGGTGAAGATTACATCGACAAGCAGGGTTACTCCGGCTGCACCGATGAGAGTGCCAACGAAGGAAGAGCCCATGCGGAATCCCGAGAGGCTCGTGCGTTCGTCGTAGTTCTGGGTCATGCCGGCCATGAGGGAACTGTAGGGAACGGCTACAACAGTGAATGCCGTATTGAATATGATGAAGGCCAGCAGGTAATAGAAGAATCGCCAGGTCTCCGAGGCCTGGGGTACGAACCAGAGAAAGGCAAAGCACAGGCCCATGGGAATGGCGCCGAAAAGAATATAGGGTCTGCGGCGTCCCCAGCGGGAGGTGGTTCGATCGGAAATCCTGCCCATGAAGTAGTCGGTAATAGCGTCCCAGGCCCGGGCGAGCATGAACACGGCACCGGCCTTGCCCGGCGAAATGCCGCCCACATTGACCATGAACCATAGCATATAGAAACCGATGGAGCCATAGGCAATGTTGATTGCCAGGTCTCCCATGCCATAGGCCAGTTTTTCACGAACGGGAATAACGTAATCTTTTTTCACCTGTACTCTCCTTGGGAATGCGATATTGAGTGACATGTCAGTCAATAATGAATTTCCTTATATGTCAATACATTTATTGGCGCCGCAGGTCATTGTCTTTCCTCAAAACATAATAGATCGATCGGAACCGGGATGGGGCACGGCGGTACATGTCGAGCTCCTGGATTTCTCCGGCTAATACGCGGTCAAAATCCCTGCAGGGCCTTGTCAAGGGAGGTGATCTCCAGGGTGGGGACGCCTGTGCCGCAGCCGATATCGAGTATTTCGGCATTATCGACAGGCGGAATGCTCAGAAAGGCCTTTCGTGTGTATTTCAGAAGGCCCCGGCGGCAACGGTCTTTTATTTGCAGCGGATTCATAATTTATTACATCATAAAAATTTTTTCAGACACCTGATGCGCCGTTTTTCGAATGTGCCGCCGTCGATGAAGAGGTCTTCCAGTCCAGGCGGAATGAAATCGAACAGTTCTTCGGTGATGATGCAGCTGCCGGGATCGGCCTGGTGGCCCAGGTGAAAAATAGCGTTGATGGAGTCAGAGATGATGTTTCCCGTGTCTCCTTTTTTCCGGTACATTGTATTGCCCAGATGAAGAACGGTTCTGAAGTTAATGAGCGTATTGAATTCAAAATCTTCAAAGCTGAATATTTTTCTGTCCAGGGTCATCTCTATACAGAGCTTTATGCACTCACACCGCTTCCCATCGAAGGGGAAGAGAACCAGGCCGCCTGATTCGGACCACAGCCATAATTTTCCGTTTACGTGTGAAACTTTTTCAGCGACGATGCCCATAAAAGCATCCAGAACCTTCTGCAGGTGACCGTCGCCGAGTTTTTTCCCTATGATATCCTGATCTTCCAGCATGATGAACATGAAGCAGAAAGTGTATTCCCTGTTCTCCATGATATTCTGCCAGTCTTTTCCCGAGAGAATGAATTTTTTTTTACCGTTAGCTGCGGTTGTGTCGTATTTTTTGGCTTCCCCTCTGAATTCTGCGGCTTTTTTCAGACGATCGGGCGAAAGCCCCTTTTTCAACATATCCTTTCCAATATAATCGCTGGCCCCTCGGAAAAACAGGCCGGCAATATCTTCGACGTTGCCATGGGGATCAATAATACCGAAACGGGCATGAGCTTTGTTGGACAGGGTGTTTGTAAGAGCTATAGTTTGATCGTTGTCCATTTCTGAAATGTCAATATATATGAAAATATTTTCTTCCGACTCCATCACGGTCTGTATAATGCTGCCTGAATCGCACCATGAGACTTTCAGTCCCCCTGTTTTGGCGGCATTGTTAAACGCTTTTTTTACAGTGCCGCTCACCGTGGAGATAATCAGATCCATTCAGTCTCCGATCCTTATGCTGTAATTGAAATAATTTTTATTGCTATCGATTCTGATGGGCTGGAACTGGTCAAGGAGAAGGGAATCCAGATAGATGCTCACTGTTTCACTAAGGGTGACGCTGTTGGGGCCGGAATATCTGCTTTCTATATCATGCACGGTTTTTATAATCTCGTTTTCACGCATGGTGTTCATGCTGTCGGAATATTCATAATGGCCGTTATGCACCGCCATGCGTATCTGCAGCGGTTCACCCAGTTTATTGCCTGTCCGGTTATACATGAAAAGACGATGAAGAATGTCCATGGAGGATAGGGTGGCCATAAGATTCCTTTCTGAAAAATGGAAAGCCGCCAGTCCTCCGTCGCCCTCCATATTCCAGATACGGCCGTTTCTCTTTGTGACGGATTCCCGGACAATTGCATGGAAATCGTTGAAGGTCTTTTTGATTTTAGATTCAGGATAGCTCCGTACCAGCCGGGTGTTGTCGATGATATCGAATCTGAGGAATGAGAAAACATATTCCTGCCCTTCGCGGAGAAAACCCCAGTTTTTTGTAATACGCATCCTCGAGTTTTCGATGAAAATTCGATTGTTCTGGTCAAAGATGTACCCGTATTTTTGCAGTTCCCTCACGATGCTGGAAAGGTTTGATATGGGATATTTTCTTCCCATAATGCCGATATACTGCATTTCCACCAGAAGCGTTATGAAGTGCGGGATGAGCCTGGCCTCTACAATATCTGAAATGACGCGTGACGCTGCATCCTTTTTCGAGACCGTTTCCCCATAGGGAATCCCGGTACGCTTGTGAATATCGTATCCGCGAATGAGGCGGCTCGCTGCTTCAGCCATTATATCGGTACTGAGAGAATTGACCAGGGAATCTTCCAGCATATTCCTGGTGCCTGAATTAATTTTGTCCATGCAAACACTCTTAAGGAGTTATAACATCTGTTTGTCGGAAAATAATGTAATTGATTGACATTCGAGTCAAGGATTAATTGTATGCGGGAATTGAAAATGTCCGTCCAGCTGTTCGGGGAATGTAGATTCCAGAAGACTTTTATTGTGCGTTATGTGGCAGGAACCTCGGGTGAATACAGTGGCAGGTTGTGACCTGTCACTGCACCGGCCAATAATATTTATGAAGGGTATTTGCTGAAATAGGCCTTCGTTTCCGCCAGGACAACGCCTGAAAGGGCGATGAGGGCGATGAGGTTCGGGACAGCCATAAGGCCGTTCATGATATCGGCGAAGTTCCATACCAGATCCAGCTTCACTACGGCTCCCACGAATACCGCCGCAACAAAAACCAGACGGTAGGGCGTAACAGATTTTTCACCCAGCAGGTATTCTATGGATTTTTCGCCGTAGTAGCACCATCCAAGAATCGTTGAATAGGCGAAAAATACCAGGCCGACGGTGACCACGATACCACCCCATGAACCGGGAAGCCCAGCTGAAAAGGCCTGTTCCGTGAGGGCTGCTGCCGTGGCTCCCGAGGACCAGATGCCGGTAACGAGGAGAACCAGGCCGGTGAGAGTACATACGACGATTGTATCGATGAATGTCTGGGTCATGGAAACCAGTGCCTGGCGAACCGGCTCATCGGTTCTGGCAGCTGCTGCCGCAATAGGAGAGCTGCCCAGACCGGATTCATTGGACAGGATCCCGCGTGAGACGCCCATGCGGATGCTGAGCATGACCGCAGATCCGGCAAATCCACCCGCGGCGGCCGTGGGACTGAAGGCATGTCGGAAAATCAGAGCAAAGGCTTCGGGAATATGACGGAAATACATGACAAGTATTACCAGGGCGGCTGTAACATAAAACAGGATCATGACAGGAACAATGGCTGACGTAGCTCTGGCAATGTTTTTAATGCCTCCCATGACGACCAGACCGGTAATAACGGCCAGGACAATGGCCGTTATCATGTGCGGTACACCGAAAGTGGAATTAACGGCATCGGCAACGGAATTGGATTGTATCATGTTTCCCGTGCCGAAGGCCGAGATCGATGCAAACAAAGCGAAGGCCACGGCCAGGGGTTTCATCTTCATGCCCTTTTCAATGTAGTACATGGGACCACCGCTCATGGTTCCCAGCTTGTCAACTTCACGGTATTTAACGGCGAGAACCGCCTCGCTGTATTTGGCGGCCATGCCGAAAAAACCCGTGACCCACATCCAGAATAGGGCTCCGGGGCCGCCCGTGGCAATGGCCGTGGCTACTCCGGCGATATTTCCCGTGCCCACCGTGGCAGCCAGGGCTGTCATGAGCGCCTGGAAGTGCGAGATGTCTCCGGCATGGGTTCCGCCTTCTTTTCTTTTAATAAGGGCAAGATACAGGGAAGGTATGAGCTGCCGGAACTGAAGTC
This region includes:
- a CDS encoding sodium:alanine symporter family protein, producing the protein MLGLLQTINSYIWGLPLIILLVGTGVYLTFLLRGLQFRQLIPSLYLALIKRKEGGTHAGDISHFQALMTALAATVGTGNIAGVATAIATGGPGALFWMWVTGFFGMAAKYSEAVLAVKYREVDKLGTMSGGPMYYIEKGMKMKPLAVAFALFASISAFGTGNMIQSNSVADAVNSTFGVPHMITAIVLAVITGLVVMGGIKNIARATSAIVPVMILFYVTAALVILVMYFRHIPEAFALIFRHAFSPTAAAGGFAGSAVMLSIRMGVSRGILSNESGLGSSPIAAAAARTDEPVRQALVSMTQTFIDTIVVCTLTGLVLLVTGIWSSGATAAALTEQAFSAGLPGSWGGIVVTVGLVFFAYSTILGWCYYGEKSIEYLLGEKSVTPYRLVFVAAVFVGAVVKLDLVWNFADIMNGLMAVPNLIALIALSGVVLAETKAYFSKYPS